The Alkalinema sp. FACHB-956 genome contains a region encoding:
- a CDS encoding NHLP family bacteriocin export ABC transporter peptidase/permease/ATPase subunit yields MLSPSLFPTLAPLATLTQFCQQKYQTLLKRLRVRRRTPTILQMEAVECGAASLAMILAYFGRRVPLAELRVACGVSRDGSKAPNLLKAARNYQLQAKGLKVQLNALQKLEPPYIVYWNFNHFLVVEGFYQKKVFLNDPAMGPRTVSLEEFNESFTGVVLTFAPSDSFQKGGVKPNIFRALWQRLKGSIAPLMFGLLIGLLLVVVGLVTSSFSQIFIDQILVNQRSEWLPSLLLVMFITAGVTGLLTRLQLQNLRRMKVKLAMVMSGQFIQHLLQLPVGFYAQRFSGEISSRIQLNDRLASLLSGQLATTLISAVMVIFYGIAMWLYDAELTKIGFAFVLINLIVLQWVGRLRSDNNTRLMQEQGKVSGTAIAGLQSIETLKASGLESDFFTRWAGYYAKSLNAQQEIDSLNQWLGALPTLLSSLSSMLLLIFGGMRVMDGVITIGKLIAFQSLIQQFMQPVGQLLQLSQDIQELEGTMARLDDVLNNPLDPALQAPPMANFAAPKLAGYLELKNVTFGYNRASEPLIENFNLCLKPGQRVALVGGSGSGKSTIGNLVSGLYQPWSGEICFDGQPRQQIPREVLVNSIAMVQQDVLLISGTVRDNLTLWNTTIPDAALIRACQDAAIHDVVLAMTGGYHADLLEGASNLSGGQRQRLEIARALVNNPSILILDEATSALDSETEKIIDYNLRLRGCTCLMVAHRLSTIRDCDEIIVLERGKVVQRGTHDQLRQVQGHYLELIRSEGDALEEE; encoded by the coding sequence ATGTTGAGTCCTTCCCTTTTCCCAACCCTCGCGCCCCTTGCTACCCTGACCCAGTTTTGCCAGCAAAAATACCAAACCCTGCTCAAGCGATTGCGGGTGCGGCGACGCACGCCCACGATTTTACAAATGGAAGCGGTGGAATGTGGTGCAGCGTCCCTGGCCATGATTTTGGCTTACTTTGGCAGACGGGTACCCCTGGCTGAACTGCGGGTGGCCTGTGGCGTTTCCCGCGATGGCAGCAAAGCCCCAAATCTGCTGAAAGCGGCTCGGAATTATCAACTCCAGGCTAAGGGCCTAAAAGTTCAACTCAATGCCCTACAAAAGCTGGAACCGCCTTACATTGTCTATTGGAATTTCAATCACTTCCTCGTGGTGGAAGGGTTCTACCAAAAAAAAGTGTTTCTGAACGATCCGGCCATGGGGCCTAGAACCGTGTCCCTAGAGGAATTTAACGAAAGTTTTACGGGCGTTGTCCTGACCTTTGCGCCCAGTGATTCATTTCAAAAAGGCGGTGTTAAACCCAATATTTTCCGTGCCCTGTGGCAACGATTGAAAGGATCGATCGCGCCCCTGATGTTTGGTCTGTTGATTGGTCTGTTGTTAGTCGTTGTTGGTTTAGTCACTTCTAGCTTTTCCCAAATTTTTATTGATCAAATCTTAGTCAATCAGCGATCGGAATGGTTACCGTCGTTGTTGTTAGTCATGTTTATTACAGCGGGAGTGACGGGGTTGCTGACCCGTTTGCAATTGCAAAATCTGCGGCGGATGAAAGTCAAGCTGGCCATGGTGATGTCAGGGCAGTTTATTCAGCATTTACTTCAGTTACCTGTGGGGTTCTATGCCCAACGGTTTTCCGGTGAAATCAGTAGTCGCATTCAGTTGAACGATCGACTGGCCTCTCTACTGTCTGGGCAATTAGCCACGACGCTAATTTCGGCAGTGATGGTGATTTTCTATGGAATAGCGATGTGGTTATATGATGCTGAACTGACAAAAATTGGATTTGCATTTGTATTGATTAATTTAATTGTCCTGCAATGGGTGGGGCGATTACGATCGGATAATAATACGCGGTTGATGCAGGAACAGGGCAAGGTCAGCGGAACGGCGATCGCGGGTTTGCAAAGCATTGAAACCCTGAAAGCGTCGGGCCTGGAATCCGACTTTTTTACCCGGTGGGCGGGCTACTATGCCAAATCGCTGAACGCTCAGCAGGAAATTGATAGTTTAAACCAATGGCTGGGAGCATTACCTACCTTGCTCTCGTCGCTCAGTTCCATGCTGTTGCTAATTTTCGGTGGAATGCGCGTCATGGATGGGGTGATTACGATCGGGAAATTAATTGCCTTTCAATCGTTAATTCAGCAATTTATGCAACCCGTTGGGCAACTGCTGCAACTTAGCCAGGATATCCAAGAACTGGAAGGCACCATGGCGCGGCTGGATGATGTCCTGAATAATCCCCTCGATCCGGCCTTGCAAGCGCCCCCCATGGCGAATTTTGCAGCGCCCAAATTGGCGGGATACCTTGAACTGAAAAACGTCACCTTTGGCTATAATCGCGCCAGTGAGCCGTTAATCGAGAACTTTAATCTCTGCCTCAAACCAGGGCAGCGAGTGGCGCTGGTGGGTGGCAGTGGGTCGGGCAAGTCCACGATCGGTAATTTGGTCAGCGGTCTGTATCAACCGTGGTCTGGGGAAATTTGTTTCGATGGCCAGCCTCGGCAGCAGATTCCTCGGGAAGTGTTGGTTAATTCGATCGCGATGGTGCAGCAGGATGTTTTGCTGATTTCTGGAACGGTTCGCGATAATCTGACGCTGTGGAACACGACCATTCCCGATGCGGCGTTAATCCGTGCCTGTCAAGATGCCGCGATTCATGATGTGGTGCTTGCGATGACGGGGGGCTACCATGCGGATTTATTGGAAGGGGCGAGTAATTTGAGTGGTGGGCAGCGGCAGCGCTTAGAAATTGCGCGGGCTTTGGTGAATAACCCGTCTATTTTAATTTTGGACGAAGCAACCAGTGCCTTGGATTCAGAAACCGAAAAAATCATCGACTATAACCTGCGTCTGCGGGGCTGTACTTGTTTAATGGTGGCGCACCGTCTCAGCACGATCCGGGACTGCGACGAAATTATTGTTCTGGAACGGGGCAAGGTGGTGCAGCGCGGAACCCACGATCAACTGCGTCAAGTGCAGGGCCATTATCTCGAATTAATCCGCAGTGAAGGCGATGCCCTAGAGGAGGAATAA